One window of the Hemiscyllium ocellatum isolate sHemOce1 chromosome 11, sHemOce1.pat.X.cur, whole genome shotgun sequence genome contains the following:
- the nsdhl gene encoding sterol-4-alpha-carboxylate 3-dehydrogenase, decarboxylating isoform X2 has product MATRLRHNKKCTVIGGSGFLGQHLVKKLLEKGYIVNILDVRKPFENEGIQFFSADLCCKEDILPAVEGVSIVFHCASPAPSSDNRELFYKVNYMGTKTIIEACKEAGVQKLVLTSSASVVFEGSDLKNGSEDLPYAKKPIDYYSQTKILQEMEVLGANNPEQNFMTIAIRPHGIFGPQDPHLVPVLVQAAKCGKMKFVIGNGKNLVDFTYVDNVVHGLILAAESLHPKSHICGKAYHITNDEPIPFWTFLSEILVGLNYDPPKYHIPYLLAYYLAFFLSILVLLLKPIVTIKPTFTPMRVALAGTFHYYSCERAKKDLGYKPVVSLTEGIKYTIQSFTYLTRSK; this is encoded by the exons ATGGCCACTCGTTTGAGG CACAATAAGAAATGTACAGTTATCGGGGGCTCAGGGTTTTTGGGTCAACATTTGGTGAAGAAGCTTCTGGAAAAAGGCTACATAGTTAATATATTGGATGTTCGAAAACCTTTTGAGAATGAAGGAATTCAGTTCTTCAGTGCAGATCTGTGCTGCAAAGAG GATATACTACCAGCAGTTGAGGGTGTGAGCATCGTGTTTcactgtgcttctccagcaccttctagTGACAACAGAGAACTCTTCTATAAAGTTAATTACATGGGGACTAAAACAATCATTGAAGCATGTAAAGAAGCAGGTGTTCAG AAACTGGTGCTGACTAGTAGTGCTAGTGTCGTATTTGAAGGATCAGACCTAAAAAATGGTTCAGAAGACCTGCCATATGCTAAGAAGCCCATTGACTACTATTCACAAACTAAGATCTTGCAGGAAATG GAAGTTCTTGGTGCTAATAATCCAGAACAGAACTTCATGACAATTGCAATTCGCCCTCATGGCATTTTTGGACCTCAAGACCCACATTTAGTACCTGTCCTTGTACAGGCTGCCAAGTGTGGCAAGATGAAGTTTGTAATTGG AAATGGCAAGAACCTGGTGGACTTTACGTATGTTGATAATGTTGTGCATGGGTTGATCCTAGCAGCAGAAAGTCTTCACCCAAAGTCCCATATCTGTGGAAAG GCCTACCATATCACAAATGATGAACCAATTCCCTTTTGGACATTCTTGTCTGAAATTTTAGTTGGACTAAATTATGATCCTCCAAAGTATCACATTCCGTATCTGCTGGCTTATTATTTAGCCTTTTTCCTGTCAATTTTGGTGTTGCTATTAAAGCCAATTGTGACCATTAAACCTACATTCACTCCCATGCGAGTAGCATTAGCTGGAACATTCCACTACTACAGTTGTGAAAGAGCAAAGAAAGATCTAGGATATAAACCTGTTGTTTCTCTGACTGAAGGAATCAAGTATACAATTCAAAGTTTCACGTACCTCACTAGATCAAAATAG
- the nsdhl gene encoding sterol-4-alpha-carboxylate 3-dehydrogenase, decarboxylating isoform X1, which yields MVITYQHNKKCTVIGGSGFLGQHLVKKLLEKGYIVNILDVRKPFENEGIQFFSADLCCKEDILPAVEGVSIVFHCASPAPSSDNRELFYKVNYMGTKTIIEACKEAGVQKLVLTSSASVVFEGSDLKNGSEDLPYAKKPIDYYSQTKILQEMEVLGANNPEQNFMTIAIRPHGIFGPQDPHLVPVLVQAAKCGKMKFVIGNGKNLVDFTYVDNVVHGLILAAESLHPKSHICGKAYHITNDEPIPFWTFLSEILVGLNYDPPKYHIPYLLAYYLAFFLSILVLLLKPIVTIKPTFTPMRVALAGTFHYYSCERAKKDLGYKPVVSLTEGIKYTIQSFTYLTRSK from the exons ATGGTAATCACCTACCAG CACAATAAGAAATGTACAGTTATCGGGGGCTCAGGGTTTTTGGGTCAACATTTGGTGAAGAAGCTTCTGGAAAAAGGCTACATAGTTAATATATTGGATGTTCGAAAACCTTTTGAGAATGAAGGAATTCAGTTCTTCAGTGCAGATCTGTGCTGCAAAGAG GATATACTACCAGCAGTTGAGGGTGTGAGCATCGTGTTTcactgtgcttctccagcaccttctagTGACAACAGAGAACTCTTCTATAAAGTTAATTACATGGGGACTAAAACAATCATTGAAGCATGTAAAGAAGCAGGTGTTCAG AAACTGGTGCTGACTAGTAGTGCTAGTGTCGTATTTGAAGGATCAGACCTAAAAAATGGTTCAGAAGACCTGCCATATGCTAAGAAGCCCATTGACTACTATTCACAAACTAAGATCTTGCAGGAAATG GAAGTTCTTGGTGCTAATAATCCAGAACAGAACTTCATGACAATTGCAATTCGCCCTCATGGCATTTTTGGACCTCAAGACCCACATTTAGTACCTGTCCTTGTACAGGCTGCCAAGTGTGGCAAGATGAAGTTTGTAATTGG AAATGGCAAGAACCTGGTGGACTTTACGTATGTTGATAATGTTGTGCATGGGTTGATCCTAGCAGCAGAAAGTCTTCACCCAAAGTCCCATATCTGTGGAAAG GCCTACCATATCACAAATGATGAACCAATTCCCTTTTGGACATTCTTGTCTGAAATTTTAGTTGGACTAAATTATGATCCTCCAAAGTATCACATTCCGTATCTGCTGGCTTATTATTTAGCCTTTTTCCTGTCAATTTTGGTGTTGCTATTAAAGCCAATTGTGACCATTAAACCTACATTCACTCCCATGCGAGTAGCATTAGCTGGAACATTCCACTACTACAGTTGTGAAAGAGCAAAGAAAGATCTAGGATATAAACCTGTTGTTTCTCTGACTGAAGGAATCAAGTATACAATTCAAAGTTTCACGTACCTCACTAGATCAAAATAG